A stretch of the Sphingobacterium thalpophilum genome encodes the following:
- a CDS encoding response regulator, whose amino-acid sequence MTKILIYEDNSQLRDVLSILINSDPKYVVQAAYGHCANASEDIKKHCPDLILMDIDMPFVNGISGLKLLRQSGFRGKIIMLTVFDDNANVFDAIKAGANGYILKKTPPSKILEYIEDALNGGAPMTSSIATQVLHMLAEGKTTRTSTFDLSAREKEVLDLLVEGYSYKMIADKLFISMDTVRSHIKKIYEKLQVNSKSEAVVKALRNSPRGGIGTD is encoded by the coding sequence ATGACAAAGATCCTGATATATGAAGACAACAGCCAATTGAGAGATGTATTGTCGATTCTCATCAATAGCGATCCAAAATATGTAGTACAGGCTGCTTATGGTCATTGTGCCAACGCCTCTGAGGATATAAAAAAGCACTGTCCGGACCTCATTCTGATGGACATAGACATGCCTTTTGTAAATGGTATATCAGGACTAAAACTTTTAAGGCAATCCGGATTCAGGGGAAAAATAATCATGCTCACGGTATTTGACGACAATGCGAATGTTTTTGATGCCATAAAAGCGGGTGCCAATGGCTACATCTTAAAAAAAACACCACCGTCCAAGATTCTGGAGTATATTGAAGATGCTTTAAACGGTGGAGCTCCGATGACTTCGTCCATTGCCACACAGGTCCTGCATATGCTTGCTGAAGGTAAAACGACAAGAACGTCCACTTTCGATCTTTCCGCGCGTGAAAAAGAGGTCCTTGACCTACTCGTCGAAGGATATAGTTATAAGATGATTGCCGATAAACTGTTTATCTCTATGGATACTGTGCGTTCGCACATCAAAAAAATTTATGAAAAACTCCAAGTCAACTCCAAAAGTGAAGCCGTCGTCAAAGCGCTACGAAATAGCCCCCGCGGTGGGATCGGCACCGACTAG
- a CDS encoding sensor histidine kinase: MMTSKKFALFLASLFTLLPLMLKAMEISFNRITDGLASNFVNCVTQTADGFIWVGTKNGLQRYDGIRFRRLLSPGLPGLPVDQLLVSQKSKSLLVRMEHTFFLLNPQTNKAQEVKVDQYTKDFQNYQIRLVQQAGQIFLILHGVDILILNESTNKFESSSNTIGFPANWGPTWLQYDGTGIFWIAGLQGMGYFDSNKKTFFTNNKLSSVKNINRFYRDSRGRVFIQIKKRHTNGLIYLADTNFENKKLIPSEPNSRSNYHDFYECVEFGDIIWAYGVDIFNLFDEDKKKFVQFYDQKNTDYGIQVTTVSQVFRDRDQNVWVATDNGLYIMSIIGDHVRNIVTSGIFEKAAITDLTSFGPDGIMVGSWGEKLTTIKYNDALKVNLEPKVSDILYNGAPTQDLNFRYIWSIEYDQKTGNSWIGCKNGRLIFFDAKTRRSQFLVPKIFGGQSIRRISAHPNGQIWFGTDNGKIIRKENSGYTILNDLKSSVSCIRPGNGNDVWVGTRGSGVFQLEASSGKIIKNYKSGPHGLTTSKIQSIELIGDRLLAIAGYSGLDILNLHTGEVTKYNIGNGLPQNMVTALVTDNEGLLWMSTTAGICRFDPGKREFRSFNKRHGLVNTSNVANLLTCGVKLASGKLAFSSDKAVLIFDPSKFNRNNSAPKELHITDFKLFDKYLSVDSLIRAGGVTLEHWQNFFSIFYSTLSYNDPDSFKYYYRLEGSGKSWIPSDPQLATNFASLSPGKYVFMVRSESQGGKFSAITKLPITIKPAFYQTWWFFAIIALFILSSIFILHRYRLKRLLEVHRLREKVARDLHDDVGSTLTSIHILSEVAKKDLSEQHHIVRSYLDRIGANSSQMMQAMDDIVWSIKPDNDLLQKIVARMREHAALILDPLKIQYVFQADDSIRNIKLDMEQRRHLFLIYKEALNNISKYAEATSVLINIGAGPSHIELQIKDNGKGFDCSRQHSGNGLYNMAQRSQALGAQFSITSSENRGTTVLLTLKI, encoded by the coding sequence ATGATGACGAGCAAAAAGTTTGCGCTGTTTCTGGCAAGCCTCTTCACCTTGCTTCCGTTGATGCTCAAAGCAATGGAAATATCATTTAACCGCATCACCGACGGCCTCGCTTCCAATTTTGTCAACTGTGTCACGCAGACGGCAGATGGATTTATCTGGGTAGGCACCAAAAATGGATTGCAACGTTATGATGGAATCCGTTTCCGCAGGCTCCTGAGTCCCGGTCTTCCGGGACTCCCCGTAGACCAGCTCCTCGTATCCCAAAAGTCGAAGTCACTGCTTGTGCGAATGGAACATACATTTTTCTTGCTCAACCCACAAACAAATAAAGCTCAGGAAGTAAAGGTCGATCAGTACACAAAAGACTTCCAGAATTATCAGATCCGTCTCGTCCAACAAGCTGGGCAGATATTCCTTATACTTCATGGGGTAGACATTCTAATATTGAACGAATCGACAAACAAGTTCGAATCGAGCAGCAATACGATCGGCTTTCCTGCTAACTGGGGGCCAACGTGGCTGCAATACGATGGCACAGGGATATTCTGGATAGCGGGACTCCAGGGAATGGGCTATTTTGACAGCAATAAGAAGACCTTTTTTACCAACAATAAGCTGAGTTCGGTCAAGAACATCAACCGCTTTTACAGGGACTCCAGAGGCCGTGTTTTTATCCAGATCAAAAAGCGCCATACAAACGGCCTCATCTATCTTGCCGACACTAATTTTGAAAACAAAAAGCTGATTCCGTCCGAACCCAACAGCCGTAGTAACTATCACGACTTTTACGAATGTGTGGAGTTCGGGGATATCATATGGGCCTATGGTGTCGATATTTTCAATCTCTTCGATGAAGACAAAAAAAAGTTTGTTCAATTTTACGACCAGAAGAATACAGACTACGGCATACAGGTCACCACTGTTTCACAGGTTTTCAGAGACCGCGACCAAAATGTGTGGGTAGCGACGGATAACGGACTGTATATCATGTCAATCATAGGCGATCACGTGCGTAATATCGTTACTTCAGGTATATTTGAAAAGGCGGCCATAACTGATCTGACCTCCTTTGGCCCAGATGGTATTATGGTGGGTTCTTGGGGCGAAAAATTAACCACGATTAAATACAATGATGCGCTTAAAGTAAACCTCGAACCGAAAGTCAGCGATATTTTATACAATGGAGCGCCCACCCAGGACCTGAACTTTAGATATATCTGGTCGATCGAATACGATCAAAAAACGGGAAATAGCTGGATCGGATGCAAAAATGGCAGATTGATCTTTTTTGACGCGAAAACCAGAAGATCGCAGTTTCTGGTGCCCAAAATATTCGGCGGACAATCGATCCGCCGCATTTCGGCCCACCCGAACGGACAGATATGGTTTGGCACCGACAATGGCAAAATCATCCGAAAAGAAAATAGCGGCTATACTATACTCAATGATCTAAAATCGTCCGTCTCTTGCATCCGGCCCGGCAATGGGAACGACGTATGGGTAGGTACTCGGGGCTCAGGCGTATTTCAGCTGGAAGCCAGTTCTGGAAAAATCATAAAAAATTACAAATCGGGTCCCCACGGACTTACCACCTCCAAAATACAAAGCATCGAACTTATCGGTGACAGGCTGCTCGCTATCGCGGGTTATTCCGGTCTTGATATTTTAAATCTGCACACGGGTGAAGTGACAAAATACAACATCGGCAACGGCTTGCCACAAAACATGGTAACAGCCTTGGTAACCGACAATGAAGGTTTATTGTGGATGAGCACGACCGCAGGTATCTGTCGTTTTGATCCCGGCAAACGTGAATTTCGTTCGTTCAACAAGCGGCATGGACTCGTGAATACTTCGAACGTAGCCAATTTGCTGACTTGCGGCGTGAAACTGGCGAGCGGAAAACTTGCATTCAGCAGTGACAAAGCCGTCCTAATTTTCGACCCCTCAAAATTCAACAGGAATAATTCTGCACCAAAAGAGCTACATATCACCGATTTCAAACTGTTTGACAAATACCTGTCGGTCGATTCGCTGATCCGGGCGGGGGGTGTCACACTCGAACACTGGCAGAATTTCTTCTCCATCTTCTATTCGACCCTTTCCTATAACGATCCCGACAGCTTTAAATACTACTACCGGCTTGAAGGTTCGGGAAAATCCTGGATTCCGAGTGATCCTCAGCTGGCTACCAACTTTGCCTCACTGTCTCCGGGAAAATACGTGTTTATGGTGCGCTCTGAGAGCCAAGGCGGTAAATTTTCTGCCATCACCAAGCTTCCGATCACGATAAAGCCTGCGTTTTATCAAACTTGGTGGTTTTTTGCTATAATAGCGCTTTTTATTTTATCCAGCATTTTTATTTTACACCGTTATCGGCTAAAGAGATTATTGGAAGTACATCGCCTACGGGAAAAGGTGGCCCGGGATCTGCACGATGATGTAGGCTCTACGTTAACCTCCATCCATATCCTGAGCGAGGTGGCCAAAAAGGACCTTTCGGAACAACATCACATCGTCCGCTCCTACCTGGACCGGATCGGGGCAAACAGTTCGCAGATGATGCAGGCGATGGATGATATTGTCTGGAGTATAAAGCCAGACAACGATCTGCTGCAGAAGATCGTGGCCCGCATGCGCGAACATGCGGCCTTGATTTTGGATCCGCTCAAAATCCAATATGTCTTTCAAGCGGACGATAGCATCCGCAATATAAAATTGGATATGGAACAACGGCGCCATTTATTCCTTATTTATAAAGAAGCGCTGAACAATATCTCCAAATATGCTGAAGCTACATCCGTGCTTATAAACATCGGGGCAGGTCCATCACATATCGAACTGCAGATAAAAGATAATGGCAAAGGCTTTGACTGTTCCAGACAGCATTCTGGCAATGGCCTGTACAATATGGCCCAGCGTAGTCAGGCCTTAGGGGCACAATTCAGCATTACATCTTCCGAAAATAGGGGAACCACCGTTTTGCTCACACTCAAAATTTAA
- a CDS encoding outer membrane beta-barrel family protein codes for MKNNIILLLIMLLLPAAGLLAQAHKPQYVLSGKVVTTDSSSLEAHLFDLDSKLLKTELLGPTGEFRFEGLGNGSYYVKIRRHQSDIYNSKVFEIRDRDLLFPEIHISDKRLETVVIARTRPYIERQDGKLILNVESSLQNTGGSAFDVLEKAPGVNIDANDNISLRGKNNLLIQIDGKNIPLTADALADYLRGISASAIDKIEFITNPSSKYDAAGTAIVNIKLKKGTKKGTNATVTTAIGTGRYIKNSNSFHINHRKGKVNTFASYNFAYREMSNDLVLNRSFYDQENLTKAYLQDNFIKTGVNNHSGKAGLDYQLNDNHILGAAFSFNSNILTPNSNSKTSVMDSEQQLLKEIQTQSDAKNKWRNGSLNLNHRYSLDTLGSEVNTDIDWIHYFNKSVQHFDTKTKTPGQTGTLPYVLRGNVDGGLDIYALKSDAIMIFEQNWKLETGIKSSFVKSDNDMEFYDHSAEKPVLDTGKSNHYIYKEYIHAVYGNLSKKWNRMTAIVGLRAEHTNVTGTQITMDLVNKKKYTQLFPSASLSFDLNEDNRLDINFSRRISRPSYIQLNPFKYYINATTYKTGNPGLNPQTSQNYELTYSLKNKYLATVSYSKTAQNITSVVKPIIENGENISVQTDENISAALYYGLYLVAPVQVTKWWEMNTSANFYYGSYSGNVSETTIKNKGNFNVDLNMVNTIRLGNNYAAELAASYKSAEVYAFARISPLWSLNIGAQKKFSNNSTLKLSFSDIFRTNYYKGLTVYNNYKENFSTKRDTRLVMLSYSYSFGDSKSTKIRKTGGAEDLKRRAE; via the coding sequence ATGAAAAACAACATCATCCTTTTGCTGATCATGCTGCTGCTTCCGGCGGCTGGGCTGCTGGCGCAGGCACACAAGCCGCAATATGTGCTTTCGGGAAAGGTGGTCACCACAGATAGCAGCAGCCTAGAAGCTCACCTATTCGATCTGGACAGCAAATTGCTGAAAACCGAACTGCTCGGTCCGACAGGAGAGTTCAGATTTGAAGGCCTCGGCAACGGATCCTACTATGTGAAGATCCGTCGCCATCAATCGGATATATATAATTCCAAAGTTTTCGAGATCCGGGATAGAGACCTCCTCTTTCCAGAAATCCATATAAGCGACAAGAGGCTGGAGACGGTCGTGATTGCGAGGACTCGCCCTTATATCGAGCGGCAGGATGGTAAACTCATTTTAAATGTAGAAAGTAGCCTTCAGAATACTGGCGGCTCGGCCTTCGATGTTTTGGAAAAGGCCCCGGGAGTCAATATTGATGCCAATGACAATATAAGCCTGAGAGGGAAAAACAATCTGCTCATACAGATTGACGGCAAAAATATCCCCCTCACGGCTGATGCGCTGGCTGACTATCTACGCGGAATTTCTGCTTCAGCGATCGATAAAATTGAATTCATCACCAACCCTTCTTCGAAGTATGACGCTGCAGGTACAGCAATTGTCAATATAAAACTCAAAAAAGGAACAAAAAAGGGGACCAACGCAACAGTGACAACTGCGATAGGCACAGGAAGATACATCAAAAACAGCAATAGCTTCCATATCAACCATAGAAAAGGAAAAGTAAACACCTTTGCGAGCTACAATTTCGCCTACCGTGAGATGTCGAACGATCTGGTTCTGAACAGGAGTTTTTATGATCAGGAAAATCTCACAAAAGCCTACCTTCAGGATAACTTTATTAAAACCGGCGTCAATAACCATAGCGGAAAGGCCGGACTGGATTATCAGCTCAACGACAACCACATACTGGGTGCTGCCTTCAGCTTCAATAGCAATATCTTAACGCCCAATAGCAACAGTAAAACAAGCGTAATGGACAGCGAACAGCAGCTCTTAAAGGAAATACAAACACAAAGTGATGCCAAAAACAAGTGGCGAAACGGTAGTCTCAACCTCAACCATAGATATAGCCTGGACACTTTAGGTTCAGAGGTGAATACCGACATCGACTGGATTCATTATTTCAATAAGTCTGTCCAGCACTTCGACACCAAAACCAAAACACCCGGTCAAACTGGAACGCTACCTTACGTACTACGAGGGAACGTAGACGGCGGTTTGGACATCTATGCACTCAAGAGTGATGCGATTATGATTTTCGAACAAAACTGGAAATTGGAAACTGGCATCAAATCGAGTTTTGTGAAGTCGGACAACGATATGGAATTTTATGATCACAGCGCTGAAAAGCCAGTACTGGACACCGGCAAATCCAACCATTACATCTATAAGGAATATATCCATGCCGTATACGGCAACCTCTCAAAAAAATGGAATCGGATGACTGCTATCGTCGGGCTGCGGGCCGAACATACCAATGTGACCGGAACGCAGATCACAATGGACCTGGTCAATAAAAAAAAGTATACGCAGCTGTTTCCGAGCGCATCCCTGTCATTTGATCTCAATGAGGACAACAGGCTGGACATCAATTTCAGCAGGAGAATCTCACGGCCAAGCTACATACAGCTCAACCCCTTCAAATACTATATCAATGCGACAACATATAAGACGGGAAATCCTGGGCTGAACCCACAGACTTCGCAAAATTACGAATTGACATACAGCTTGAAAAACAAATATTTAGCAACAGTGAGCTATAGCAAAACTGCTCAAAACATTACATCTGTTGTCAAACCCATCATTGAAAACGGAGAGAACATTTCAGTGCAGACAGACGAAAATATCAGCGCGGCCTTGTACTATGGACTCTATCTCGTCGCTCCTGTTCAAGTAACAAAATGGTGGGAGATGAATACCAGTGCCAATTTTTATTATGGATCCTACTCAGGCAATGTGTCAGAAACGACAATCAAGAACAAAGGGAACTTTAATGTAGACCTGAACATGGTCAACACGATCAGGTTGGGCAATAATTATGCGGCAGAACTGGCTGCCAGCTACAAGTCAGCAGAAGTCTATGCGTTTGCCCGTATTTCACCACTGTGGTCACTGAATATCGGTGCGCAGAAGAAATTCAGCAACAACAGTACTTTAAAGCTATCTTTTAGCGATATCTTCCGCACCAACTACTACAAAGGACTAACAGTCTATAACAATTACAAAGAAAATTTCAGCACCAAAAGAGATACACGACTGGTCATGCTTTCCTATAGCTACAGTTTTGGAGATAGCAAGTCGACGAAGATCCGAAAAACCGGGGGAGCGGAAGATCTCAAACGGCGCGCAGAATAA
- a CDS encoding nuclear transport factor 2 family protein: protein MAILKETINKKVLEPIHMVYITLLSSAFYGYRTSGKAPRAVGGNIRNMKKTLVLLLLIWAGISAVHATSKSSPLRTWNAVSVIGAYVNTISIGDVQWVEHLFTDDFDYHLDKTKQRYSKKQFVKFLKSMADHSYDCVTEFALLDETPVACMAKMTLQFETFTRTDYIYMLSTAEGWKISKILVSHAQKDKHA, encoded by the coding sequence ATGGCTATTTTAAAAGAAACAATCAACAAAAAGGTACTGGAGCCCATTCATATGGTTTACATCACTCTTTTGAGCAGTGCTTTTTACGGCTACAGAACGTCTGGCAAGGCGCCCCGAGCGGTCGGAGGTAACATAAGGAACATGAAAAAGACACTCGTCCTGCTGTTACTCATATGGGCAGGAATTAGCGCTGTCCATGCCACTTCAAAATCCAGCCCACTTCGCACATGGAATGCTGTCTCAGTCATCGGTGCATATGTTAATACCATCAGTATCGGAGACGTACAGTGGGTTGAACATCTTTTCACCGATGACTTTGACTATCATTTAGACAAGACAAAGCAGCGGTATTCCAAAAAGCAATTTGTCAAGTTTTTAAAATCGATGGCAGACCACAGTTATGACTGTGTAACTGAGTTTGCATTATTGGACGAAACTCCAGTGGCCTGCATGGCTAAAATGACCCTGCAGTTTGAAACCTTTACGCGCACTGATTATATCTATATGCTGTCTACTGCCGAAGGCTGGAAAATCAGTAAGATTTTGGTTTCACATGCTCAAAAGGATAAACACGCATAA
- a CDS encoding OmpA family protein: MKRLALLVILLTGGNAMAQGLFNKIKQKAEKIAGNTIENVIEGKIKKQNEQGSQAAATTGSVEPQETGSVRQQRGLSSTTTYDFVPGSKVLLADDFSQDPLGQFPLKWYTRSKGEVVSLNNVKGKWLRLYPGTFVSPVVDIGEHATIEFDLIMDWPLAGGYMVPALNFAFYDRGDRGEILSYDYRLKNCLKVSIAPYRSEAAVQLTSYENVAKKLETDKYRVANFDKKVGQVIHVAVSIQKERVRIWLDKEKVFDLPNAAPVNSNFNQLKLDMASSNYTNDQLGFYVSNFRFAEGSADTRSKLLTSGRLETSGILFASNSAEITSDSDGTIREVATVLKDNPSMKLRIVGHTDAVGDAEKNMLLSKKRADAVRDMLVKTYEVAIAQIETEGKGSTVPVVDEISEENRAKNRRVEFVKL, encoded by the coding sequence ATGAAAAGATTAGCACTATTGGTCATTTTATTGACAGGAGGCAATGCGATGGCTCAGGGACTTTTTAATAAAATCAAACAAAAAGCGGAGAAGATAGCTGGGAATACCATCGAAAATGTAATCGAGGGAAAGATCAAAAAGCAAAACGAACAAGGCTCGCAGGCTGCTGCGACAACTGGCAGTGTTGAGCCGCAGGAAACCGGATCGGTCCGTCAACAGCGCGGACTGAGCAGTACGACTACGTATGACTTTGTGCCGGGGAGCAAGGTACTTCTTGCAGATGATTTCTCACAGGATCCGTTGGGTCAGTTCCCCTTAAAATGGTACACCCGTAGTAAAGGAGAGGTTGTCAGTCTCAATAATGTCAAAGGGAAATGGCTGAGGTTGTATCCCGGCACTTTTGTCAGCCCAGTGGTCGATATCGGGGAGCACGCTACTATTGAGTTTGACCTGATCATGGACTGGCCTTTGGCAGGCGGTTATATGGTGCCGGCCTTGAACTTTGCTTTTTATGACCGCGGCGATAGAGGCGAAATTTTGTCTTACGACTACCGTTTAAAAAACTGTCTCAAAGTCAGTATCGCTCCGTACCGTTCGGAAGCGGCGGTACAGTTGACTTCCTACGAAAATGTCGCCAAAAAGCTAGAGACAGATAAATATAGGGTGGCCAATTTTGATAAGAAAGTAGGCCAGGTCATTCATGTTGCGGTCAGTATTCAAAAAGAGCGGGTCCGCATCTGGCTGGATAAAGAGAAGGTGTTTGACCTGCCCAATGCAGCACCAGTGAACAGCAACTTCAACCAGCTTAAATTAGATATGGCCAGTTCCAATTATACCAACGATCAGCTGGGCTTCTATGTTTCCAATTTCAGGTTTGCCGAAGGAAGTGCCGATACGCGGTCCAAGCTATTGACGAGTGGTAGGTTAGAAACCAGTGGTATCCTCTTTGCCTCCAACTCCGCCGAAATAACATCCGATAGTGATGGCACGATAAGAGAAGTGGCAACCGTGCTCAAAGACAATCCGTCGATGAAGCTCCGCATTGTAGGCCATACTGATGCTGTTGGAGATGCTGAAAAAAATATGCTGCTGTCAAAGAAGCGTGCCGATGCCGTCCGTGATATGCTGGTCAAAACCTATGAGGTTGCCATTGCGCAGATTGAAACCGAAGGTAAAGGATCCACGGTGCCGGTCGTCGACGAAATCAGTGAGGAAAACAGAGCAAAAAATAGAAGAGTGGAATTCGTAAAGCTGTGA
- a CDS encoding TetR/AcrR family transcriptional regulator, translating to MEQTKNSRRRGDELLESLYDATMKLTTTVKITDLTFQQIADEANTSRTVLYRRWATPFDLLQEIYAYKAKKLFDGVFFAELKDNGSLRKDFVQLLTVFQKVYMEIGTEIINNYYFLRAQDKADTNELPIHQQAIEKYLNATKNILSNAEKRGEQIKQTSEVTLMLPYDLIRTENLIRPQMITKKRLEMMVDEILLPVFLK from the coding sequence ATGGAGCAAACTAAAAACAGCAGGAGACGTGGCGATGAACTACTAGAAAGCTTGTACGATGCAACAATGAAGCTGACGACCACAGTAAAGATTACGGACCTGACCTTTCAGCAGATAGCCGATGAAGCCAATACGAGTCGTACAGTGCTCTACAGAAGATGGGCGACACCCTTTGACTTGCTCCAGGAAATATACGCATATAAGGCAAAAAAGCTGTTTGATGGGGTATTCTTCGCGGAATTAAAAGACAATGGAAGCCTGCGAAAAGATTTTGTACAATTGTTGACTGTATTCCAAAAAGTATATATGGAGATTGGCACCGAAATTATTAACAACTATTATTTTTTAAGAGCGCAAGACAAAGCGGATACAAACGAGCTTCCAATACACCAACAGGCTATTGAAAAATACCTGAACGCAACAAAAAACATATTGTCAAATGCTGAAAAAAGAGGTGAACAAATCAAACAAACGAGTGAAGTAACTTTAATGCTTCCCTACGACCTGATACGAACGGAAAACTTGATCCGACCTCAAATGATCACCAAAAAGAGGCTAGAAATGATGGTAGATGAAATCTTGTTACCGGTATTTTTAAAATGA
- a CDS encoding pyridoxamine 5'-phosphate oxidase family protein produces MNTRQQQNTLCTDQLRDFFKSHHDKLLCTANKNGEPSIALMGTPRLNSAGNIELELSDNPSVSLNNIQENKAVVFLVYEPAGRARDYKGVRIYAEAIEILTEGEKLEHIRELLRIKFGDEQADGLVATVTFRITKLRPIVDRGQLWNEPPFADA; encoded by the coding sequence ATGAACACAAGACAGCAACAGAATACCCTGTGTACGGACCAACTGAGAGATTTTTTCAAAAGTCATCATGACAAGTTGCTATGCACAGCGAATAAAAATGGAGAACCGTCAATCGCCTTGATGGGAACGCCACGATTAAATAGTGCAGGCAATATTGAACTGGAATTAAGCGACAACCCTTCGGTTTCACTAAACAATATTCAGGAGAATAAAGCCGTGGTGTTTTTGGTGTACGAACCCGCTGGTCGGGCAAGAGATTACAAAGGCGTGCGGATATACGCCGAAGCGATTGAAATACTAACAGAAGGTGAAAAATTAGAACATATTAGGGAGCTGCTTCGGATAAAATTTGGCGATGAACAGGCTGATGGGTTAGTGGCGACAGTGACTTTCCGCATCACAAAATTGCGGCCCATTGTGGACCGTGGCCAGCTCTGGAACGAACCGCCTTTTGCGGATGCCTAA
- a CDS encoding SDR family NAD(P)-dependent oxidoreductase, with protein MKLKDKTYLVTGGTSGVGKAIATGIARTGANVVIVSRNTSNGQQTVKEILEKTANKNVSFVTADLSLMKSVEQLSMQFKQQYNQLHGLVNAAGAWYFKKEITSEGIDKSFAINYLSHFVLTNNLLDLIKATDDARIVTVGGAPRFLKKPKIDLKDLQLTKSYSWFRATNLAMFARVYFGFELADRLQNTPASSMLFHPGFVKSNLGKGTTPWWLKLLFSLSSDVRNAPESCESGVYVATKENAKSANGKFFDEKNNIIELRDKFKKSIGNELWLLSEQLTAKK; from the coding sequence ATGAAATTGAAAGACAAAACCTATCTAGTCACGGGTGGTACATCTGGGGTTGGAAAAGCTATTGCTACCGGCATTGCAAGGACAGGTGCCAATGTTGTCATCGTTAGCCGTAATACGTCAAATGGACAGCAAACTGTAAAAGAGATCTTGGAAAAAACAGCGAATAAAAATGTGTCCTTTGTTACGGCAGATTTAAGTTTGATGAAATCGGTTGAACAACTTAGCATGCAGTTTAAGCAACAATACAATCAACTGCACGGCTTGGTGAATGCCGCTGGGGCTTGGTATTTCAAAAAAGAAATTACTAGCGAAGGAATCGACAAATCATTTGCCATAAATTATCTAAGCCATTTTGTGCTTACAAATAACTTACTTGATTTAATAAAAGCAACCGATGATGCACGAATTGTTACTGTTGGTGGGGCACCTCGATTTTTAAAAAAGCCGAAAATAGATCTGAAGGATTTGCAGCTGACAAAATCATACAGTTGGTTTAGAGCTACCAATCTCGCCATGTTCGCCAGAGTTTACTTTGGCTTTGAATTAGCCGACAGGTTACAAAATACTCCGGCAAGCTCAATGCTATTTCACCCCGGATTCGTAAAATCAAATCTCGGAAAGGGGACCACTCCGTGGTGGCTAAAGCTACTATTTTCATTGTCGTCCGACGTTAGAAATGCACCTGAAAGCTGTGAAAGCGGAGTATATGTAGCGACAAAAGAAAATGCAAAATCCGCAAACGGAAAATTCTTTGACGAAAAAAATAACATCATTGAACTCCGGGACAAATTTAAGAAATCAATAGGTAACGAATTATGGCTATTGAGTGAGCAACTTACAGCAAAAAAGTAA
- a CDS encoding helix-turn-helix domain-containing protein gives MAHTKPQRIKSIGEFHRFRGLPQPAHPLISVLTMDDLIGHPGQIGMNVIFDFYFIALKRVKGVKYKYGQSHYDFENDGVLFFMSPNQVLELEIAEDRKSKELSGWMLLIHPDFIWNTPLAKNIKQYAFFDYSVNEALLLSEKEEKILNGIIENIREEYYSNIDKFSKQIIGTYIENLLSYSERFYNRQFITREKANHQILEGLEKLLTDYFSSDDLAIRGLPSVQYVSEQLNVSSSYLGSVLRVVTGQSTQQHIHDKLIEKAREKLSTTNLSVSEIAYELGFEHSQSFSKLFKTKTKMSPLEFRQSFN, from the coding sequence ATGGCACATACAAAACCACAACGAATTAAGTCAATCGGTGAGTTTCATCGGTTTAGAGGGTTGCCTCAGCCCGCACATCCGTTGATTAGTGTCCTCACAATGGACGATCTCATTGGACACCCCGGTCAAATCGGTATGAATGTTATATTTGACTTTTATTTTATTGCTTTGAAGCGTGTGAAAGGAGTGAAGTATAAATACGGACAATCACATTACGATTTTGAAAATGACGGGGTACTGTTTTTTATGTCGCCCAATCAGGTGCTCGAACTTGAAATCGCTGAAGACAGAAAATCCAAAGAACTATCTGGTTGGATGCTACTGATTCATCCGGATTTTATCTGGAACACGCCACTTGCGAAAAACATTAAGCAATATGCATTTTTTGATTATTCCGTAAATGAAGCGTTGTTGTTATCAGAAAAAGAAGAAAAGATACTTAACGGCATTATTGAAAACATACGGGAAGAATATTACTCCAATATAGATAAGTTTAGTAAACAAATCATCGGTACATATATTGAGAATTTGCTTAGCTATTCAGAACGATTTTACAATCGTCAATTTATTACAAGGGAAAAAGCCAATCATCAAATTTTGGAAGGTTTGGAAAAACTGTTAACAGATTACTTTAGCAGTGATGATCTGGCAATTAGAGGTCTACCATCTGTTCAATATGTTTCGGAACAACTGAATGTCTCATCAAGCTATTTGGGTAGTGTACTGCGCGTGGTAACAGGTCAAAGCACGCAGCAGCATATACACGATAAATTGATAGAAAAAGCTAGAGAAAAACTTTCCACCACTAACTTATCCGTTAGTGAGATCGCCTACGAATTGGGATTTGAACATTCACAGTCATTCAGCAAACTCTTCAAGACGAAGACTAAAATGAGTCCTTTGGAGTTTCGGCAATCATTTAACTGA